From Oncorhynchus mykiss isolate Arlee chromosome 6, USDA_OmykA_1.1, whole genome shotgun sequence, the proteins below share one genomic window:
- the LOC110526842 gene encoding heat shock factor-binding protein 1 has protein sequence MSEIQDPKSVQDLTGVVQTLLQQMQDKFQTMSDQIIGRIDEMSGRIDDLEKNIGDLMTQAGVEEMEAENKVKEEQGSA, from the exons ATGTCAGAGATCCAGGATCCGAAATCTGTACAGGACCTGACTGGGGTG GTCCAGACATTGCTGCAGCAGATGCAGGATAAATTCCAGACCATGTCAGACCAGATCATTGGAAGAA TCGATGAGATGAGTGGCCGCATCGATGACCTGGAGAAGAACATTGGTGACCTGATGACCCAGGCTGGCgtggaggagatggaggcggAGAACAAGGTCAAGGAGGAACAGGGCTCTGCTTAA